The following DNA comes from Phycisphaerae bacterium.
AGTTCGTTCAGCAGTTCAACGCCCAGACGGGCGCGTTGAACGGCATGATCGTGCCCGTCGAGATTACCGTTTACAAGGATAAGACTTTCACTTTTGTGGTGAAAAGCCCGCCGGCTGCCGTTCTGCTCAAGGAAGCCGCGGGCGTCGCCCAAGGCAGCGGCACGCCCAACAAAGAGAAGGTCGGCAAGGTCACATGGTCTCAGATCCGCAAGATCAGCGAGCGCAAGGCCAAGGATCTCAACGCGTTCGATCTTGAGCATGCCGATCGGATCATTGCCGGTACTGCTCGTTCGATGGGCATCGAGATCGTAGAGGGTTGACGGGCAAAGCGGCCGTCCGCTCGCGGTTCGAGGGACGGCGGCATCGTGGCGGGGCAGCGGATACGCCCCCGCGTTGTTGATACAGGGCCTGACCACGGGCCCGAGTCGGTTTTT
Coding sequences within:
- the rplK gene encoding 50S ribosomal protein L11; translated protein: MAKEVLVKIKLQAPGGKATPAPPIGPALGQHGVNIGQFVQQFNAQTGALNGMIVPVEITVYKDKTFTFVVKSPPAAVLLKEAAGVAQGSGTPNKEKVGKVTWSQIRKISERKAKDLNAFDLEHADRIIAGTARSMGIEIVEG